A single Heterodontus francisci isolate sHetFra1 unplaced genomic scaffold, sHetFra1.hap1 HAP1_SCAFFOLD_228, whole genome shotgun sequence DNA region contains:
- the LOC137360032 gene encoding probable G-protein coupled receptor 139 has protein sequence MHRPIQWVRNIFYVTLAIIGVPVNLVSIVILSKGNCGLSSCTTRYLVAMSTADLLVIITEIILRRINNFYFPFNFLDLTSVCRPLYALIRAAVDCSVWFTITFTFDRFVAICCQKLKSKYCTRKTASVVLSTTGILLCLKNIPIYFRYEPGWVTDNVEWSCSNKPSYFTDPRWIGWRRFEKVLTPLLPFILILLLNALTVRHILVTSRLRQRLRGQSKKDNHSDSEMERRRKSMILLFSISGNFIFLWLVYILYIFDVGYFFDDDSFYIFGKVAYMLRNVSCCTNTFIYVATQSEFREQLKSAVKYPVTSIIKLINKQSN, from the exons atgcaccgaccaattcaatgggtgaggaacatattctatgtgaccCTTGcaataattggcgttcctg ttaatttggtgtcaattgtgatcctgtccaagggaaattgcggactctccagctgcaccacccgttacctggtggccatgtcaacggcggatctactggtcattatcactgagatcatactccggagaatcaataacttttatttcccatttaatttcctggacctcacctctgtgtgtcgccctctctatgccttgatccgtgcagccgtcgactgttctgtttggttcaccatcactttcacatttgatcgatttgtcgccatttgttgccagaagctgaaatcaaaatattgcaccaggaaaactgcgagtgtggttctgtcaacaactggcatcctgctctgtctgaaaaatattcccatctactttagatatgAACCTGGATGGGTAACAGACAATGTAGAATGGAGCTGttctaataagccaagctattttactgaccctcggtgGATTGGTTGGAGAAgatttgaaaaagttttaacaccattattgccgttcattttaattctgttgctgaatgctctgacggtcagacacattttagtgaccagtcgacttcgccagagactgaggggtcagagcaagaaagataatcacagtgactctgaaatggagagaagaaggaagtccatgattttactcttcagcatatctggcaatttcatatttctgtggctggtgtatattttatatatctttgatgTTGGTTATTTCTTCGATGATGATTCTTTTTATATCTTTGGAAAGGTCGCTTATATGCTACGGAatgtaagttgctgtacaaacacatttatttatgtggccactcagtccgagttcagagagcagttaaagagcgctgtgaaatatccagttacatcaattattaaattaattaataaacaaagcaactga